Genomic segment of Notolabrus celidotus isolate fNotCel1 chromosome 1, fNotCel1.pri, whole genome shotgun sequence:
ttcTCCCTATGTGCATgtgcactgcatgtgtgtgcataacaTTGTATGTATACcaaaaatatgtgtgtgtagcatgaccaaaaattaacacaagtggaaaaaatAGAATTTCTAAAAGTTAATAAAAGCACCTTTCCTTTACCTTTCCTTTCCTAGTACTATATTCTTTTGAACCGTGCCATCACTGTtctattttgtgtatttatttcagcAATAGGGACTTGTGGTGGGATATGTTGTGCATAATGGATACTTATAGTAACTGTTTCTTCTTTCAGGTCATGTCGAAGTTGTGAAGTTGCTGCTATCGCACAGCGCTGATGTAATGTGCAAGGACAAACGTGGTTACACTCCACTTCatgctgcagctgctggtgGACAGTTGGAAGTGGTCAAATATTTGTTGAAACTGATGATGGAGGTAAAGTGGCCTAATCACATCACTAACAGACCATCAGAATAGTAATAAATGATTATAGCTGCACtctgtaagataagataagataagatactatactcctttattcatcccacaacggggaaattcatggagttacagcagcaaacaaaaaggtgtacagtacaagaatttcaacaagaatatatatatagaaaagaaatgtccatcagagacgtcAGCTTGGCCATatttctcctgtcagccaccacctccacagggtccaggactgagctggccttcttccccagttagttcagtcttgctctcctgtatcctgtccacccacagcaggtgaaatccttccaatgtggcgtttgtgtccggtgttagctctgttagcatgatgctactctgccagtattccctctagtgctgggttagctcttccaccttatcgtagatagatcttacattccccataacggtgggtggaaggacaggtcgatgtcgtctttcttagcttgcacctcagtaccagcacgtcgtccttgcctccttctcctcagctcgcagggaacatcgggcctagctaTCTACCTCAATTGACTAGTCATAGTGGCAATTTCTTATTCTCTGATACCAACATCCTTACATAAAACCCTGCTGATATCAACATTTTATCTCTAAATGGAACCATGAATTATAAAATATACATAAAGCTCTAATGACAGTGATGTGAAATTAGACATGGGGCTCATGAAATCACAAGGAAAATGTTAGCTAGGGTAAATAATCATGTTAGAAGATGAGTCATTTTCTCCTCTTGTTTCACACAACCAGACTTTTCTCACTAAGTGCAGTCGCCCCCAACTGACCATTGAAAAGAATGCAGGATAACAGTTCTTCATGGGCTCCAAAAAGATTTACAGTCTGCCCTTTAAAACCCCTAACTCCTTATATCCTTCTGATGTCATCAGCAAAGTCATTTGTCTCTTCACATTTTTGAGCTGCCAAGCAAGGCTCTTTATGCTTTCAAATCTCCAgatgtgttaaaatgtcataCTTATCAATTTGcatctctcctccatctcttaGATTGATGAACCCAACATTTATGGGAACACAGCACTCCACATGGCCTGTCACACGGGGCAGGATGGTGTGGCCACAGAGCTGGTGAACTGTGGCTCCAACATCAATCAGCCTAACCACTATGGCAGCACGCCTCTGCATCTGGCTGCTGCCTCTGCCAGTGGGGTGCTGTGTCTGGAGCTGCTGATCAACAATGGTGCTGATGTCTCTGTGCAGGTTAACAGCTTGTTTAATAAGTGGTTTTGAAAAGCATATCAAAAGGAGGAATGAGTATTGTCATTGGCCAAAAGAGTTAAGCTTTAGTCTACATGATTTATGACTTTcttttaacataacatgctttcatttctttGATTAACAGAATAAAGAAGGGAAGAGTCCGTTGCACATGGCTGCCATGTACGGACGCTTCACAGGCTCCCAGATTCTGATCCAAAATggtaaaataaattcaaagatGTCCACAGGCTCCTCTTGTTCTCTTGATTACTGACACATAAGACACTTACTTGAAATATCAGAatttcacttctctttttttgtctcctgTACACAGGTGGGGAGATCGACTCTGTTGACATGTATGGGAACACTCCTCTTCATGTTGCAGCAAGATACGGGCAGGAGTTACTGATCAGCACTCTGTTGACAAATGGTTCTGACAAGGCCAAGTATGTCCAACCATACCTGAGACtgttacattttcttctttgttgcagCTTGTCAGTTTGATTCATCAACATTATCACAAGTTTCGTCCCTGAATGCTTGAAATGACAAGATATGTGATGATAGGCTTCCTAATTCTTTAAGATCATACTCAAGAGATTCCCTTGATTCTTAAAAGCATCAAGAAAATTATGAAGACTTTTTCAACTTACAACATACTAAAGTCAATCTTTTTTTGCTTTCTAAAGACAAGGGGTTGATGGGATGCTTCCTCTACATTTGGCAGCACTCTATGGGTTCCCAGACTGTTGCCGGAAGTTGCTGTCTAATGGTGAGAATCTGTTGGAGCCACCCTCCTCCTTCTATTCTCTCCTTTTTTACGTTTCATTTACTGACACAACCCAAAATGTCTCCACTTAAAAATTGTTTTTCTGATCCTTCAGGTCAGTTTTACATGATGCCTTCCCCGACGTCATCAATTGGGTTTGATGTTAACATTTTAGATGACCACGGGAGGACCTGTCTGCATGCTGCTGCCTCTGGAGGGTGagcttacacacaaacacacacctataGCAAGAATGGTTTTAATCTAGCTTCCCCAATGAGCAGGTTTTCTGATTTTTCCTTATCTTTGTTGATaacaaaaaatgcatttgaGAATATCATTTCGGTTTGGAGAACTCTGATCAACATGTTGCCTAAGTTATCATTGATCAACTAAGTCAGGGATATTCAATTCAATATTTGGTCGGGctggattttcagactaaggacatgagctgggctggatatttttagcagacagtgagcaaagttaaccatttaaaagaaaaacaaatagataagataacaaacacactggatgtttattaacgtattgccacatccaaaagggcataaacacaataaaagagcagtacttaaactaaacctatgctgaaatactgcttctttaaattttacatttcaaacacataacttcaacacattttgacaggtaaatacaagcacatgttaaggtgcatatgaacaaagaaaaaacaacatgcagATTAGGAACACCATCTTTTGTTTTGCTCACATCTGAAAGTCAAAATCACTTAGCAGTTGCTTTTGGGCCACTCCAGGGTTGTTTTATGGCCGCATGTGGCCTGCAAGCTGCTAATTGAATAGGACTGAACTAAGTAATGAATAACCAGAAACAATAAGTGACAGATTGTTgacaattaaaataattgtacttttttttgtgtgacagGAATATTGAGTGTCTGAACTTGCTGCTGAGCAGTGCTGCTGAGCTAGATATAAAAGATAATTTGGGAAGGTAAGCACAGCTGACTGTCTTGATCTAAGATAGTTTTCTCTGTTGGTGCTGTCTGATAACACAGCTGTCTGTCTCCTGTTGCACCCGGTAGATCTCCTTTGCACTACGCTGCAGCTAACGCTAACAGCCAGTGCACAATCTCTCTGGTGAGAGCCGGTGCTGAGGTCAATGAGCTTGATCTGACGGGCTGCAGCCCTCTTCACTACGCTGCAGCTTCGCACACCTTCTGTGGGTAAGAGAGTGTTTGATTTTTACTCAGCTTACTGGGAGTTTACTAGAATGACACACTGAGGgcatttcttcatttcttctttttttaatccacaGAGGGGAAACACACTCAGATCCTGAGTATAGTTTGGAAAGGGAACATGAAGCCTCACTGTAAGtgacatttattattatataacagATATTACTTTTAATGATATTCTAGTGCGTctcaaaaaaaatccaaaaagtTATTTTAGGAAGTGAAACGTTAGTATAATCTAGACCCATTACGAGCAAACTGAAATGCTTCAAGCATTTTCCTGTTTCAATCTTGCTAATTTTTGGAACTGTAGCTGGAAAAAAAACGGATCTCAATAAATTAAGATATTCAAAGCCAAGTACCTTTACTAATTTTAAGTTAATacgataaaaaaaatgaaattgtcatgatattaattttttttgagGTGCACTAGTAGATAAACTGTGACTTTAAACCTTATACATTGAGCTGCACTCATCTTCTGAAATGCATTTACAGCATACTTGAATTTGTGTAGAATGGCAAACTTTGAACAGGTAAAAAAACAAGGTGAAAATCAGACAAACACTGCTGAAGATCAAAACAATTATAAGACTGATAGTgtcatttgatttattgatataATTTGATTAAAACATGCATTGCGATctttctagaaaaaaaaaaagtatcataatgaaatagaaaaatgttgttttagttAACATAACATCATCTCAAAGACATGTGAGTGTTTTTAAGCTCTTCATATAAtgactttctttcattccttcttatTGTACCTAGAAGAGAAATCAAACCCAGCAGTCCTCTTAATAAtatcctctgtgttttcagctgtttgGACTACTTGCTTGACAATGGTGCGAACCCGACTCTGAAGAACAGTAAGGGTTACAGTGCCGTCCACTATGCAGCAGCTTATGGGAACAAACAGCACCTGGAACTGGTCagacttcatttttttattttctatcttgTAAATTCAGGATATGCCTCTTCAAAGTATTCATGCTTCTTGTCTCTTCTGCAGCTCCTGGAGATTTCCTTTAACTGTCTGGAAGAGGTTGAGAGTAATATTCCAGTCAGTCCTTTGCACTTAGCTGTGAGTAGCATTTGATCACATTTAACACAATAATGGGGCTTTTCATCAAGACCACATGTTTGTTAGGCATCTGACTATCACTCTTATTGTAAATTCTGCTGCTCTAGGCCTATTACGGTCACTGTGAGGCTCTGCATCTGCTGTCTGAGACGTTGGTGAGTCTCGATGTGCGGGACATTGAGGGAAGAACTGCTCTTCATTTGGCTGCCCGGAGAGGTTTTGCCCCCTGTGTGGAGGTGCTAGTGGAGCATCAGGCCTCCTACACACTGAGAGACCATAGGAACAAATGGACTGCTCTCCacgctgcaggtgtgtgtgtgtgagtgtgtacttTGGTGTTTCATGGCCAAAGGTGTTTCAGGAACCCACTCAATTTAGGACTTCAAAATATCCAGTATATTTTAGTTTTGCTGTTAGTTTGATGGCTATGAAAGATGATTTGATGAAAAAATCTtgactttaaaaatgtctgaaatgaatGACttatgtctgtttgttttccccTGTGCAGCTGCTGAAGGCCAAATGGACTGTCTGCTTTTATTAGTCAACAGGGAACAAAGTGCTGACATCATCGACAGTCCAGATACACAGGGACAGTGAGTACCTAAACGTTTTCTATGCTATGACGTGACTGATTATGAAATCCTTTTATATCTTGTCACTCCCTCATGACATGAGTAAATATTTCTTGTATAAAATGGACACTCATCTGAcaataacattaaaagcatcCAAAGAACTGGATCACAGATACATTATTAGTAGGATGTTTGTATTGATATTGGCTTTCATAGGTGTTTTCAAACAATCAGAAGCATAaagattttgtgtttcataaCTCTTATTCGGGGATGTGATTGCAAATTTCAGGGGGAAAAAGTATGTTATATTCATTCATGTAAAATGCAGTCAAATAAAGTAATGCTGCAAAAGTCTGATCTGAGCAGGAAAACTTCCTACCAGCAGTCAATTCACGTTTGTTTCTGTTGTATGTAGGACGGCTCTCATGCTTGCAGCCCTTGGACGTCACACCGACTGCGTCCACATCCTGCTAGAGAAAGGAGCAAAGACTGACGCTGCTGACAAAAAGGGCTTTACAGCATTACACAGAGCTGTACGTGCACTTGTGTTTGAGAACATCATACTGTCCTTTTTAATGCAGGGTgtcataaatgtgtgtttcccTCTCAAATCCTCAAATCATATTTTATGTCTTCCCCCTGCAGGCCATGTTGGGCAGTGAGGACTGTGTATCTGCTCTGCTGGAACACGGGGCCTCTGCACTCTGTAGAGATTCTCAGGGAAGGACCCCGCTGCACCTCGTGGCATCCCTCGGCCACACCGAGCTCCTTACAAGTTTGCTAAAGGCTGCTGTGAAAGCTGACCCGCTGGACTCCATATTGGACTTCAGAGgctacacacccacacattgGGCTGCATACCACGGTGAGGCATCACAGCATCGCTTTCATTTATTCTCTttgtaaaaaaacacaagaggtaAAATGCAGTAGTACTGATCTCCTCTTTATTCTGCAGGACGTGAGGGATGTTTACACATTTtacttgaaaacaaaatgtttaacaACCAGGAAGGGAATCACTTCACCCCATTGCACTGTGCTCTGTGAGTACCCTTAATGCATGAAAAtgctcatgttttattcataatACAGATAATC
This window contains:
- the LOC117818991 gene encoding serine/threonine-protein phosphatase 6 regulatory ankyrin repeat subunit C-like, which translates into the protein MDLRNIKDQSPLVQAIFSRNVEEVTFLLSQEEDVNSLDQEQSTPLHVASYLGDVRIMDLLITSGAHVNAKDQGSLTPLHRAAASRNERAVQLLLKHGAEINTRDKFWHTPLHMAAANWSTGCASALIPHVCSLDVADRSGRTPLQHAAHSGHGEMVSLLLSKGATVSAKDKKERQAIHWAAYLGHVEVVKLLLSHSADVMCKDKRGYTPLHAAAAGGQLEVVKYLLKLMMEIDEPNIYGNTALHMACHTGQDGVATELVNCGSNINQPNHYGSTPLHLAAASASGVLCLELLINNGADVSVQNKEGKSPLHMAAMYGRFTGSQILIQNGGEIDSVDMYGNTPLHVAARYGQELLISTLLTNGSDKAKQGVDGMLPLHLAALYGFPDCCRKLLSNGQFYMMPSPTSSIGFDVNILDDHGRTCLHAAASGGNIECLNLLLSSAAELDIKDNLGRSPLHYAAANANSQCTISLVRAGAEVNELDLTGCSPLHYAAASHTFCGGETHSDPEYSLEREHEASLCLDYLLDNGANPTLKNSKGYSAVHYAAAYGNKQHLELLLEISFNCLEEVESNIPVSPLHLAAYYGHCEALHLLSETLVSLDVRDIEGRTALHLAARRGFAPCVEVLVEHQASYTLRDHRNKWTALHAAAAEGQMDCLLLLVNREQSADIIDSPDTQGQTALMLAALGRHTDCVHILLEKGAKTDAADKKGFTALHRAAMLGSEDCVSALLEHGASALCRDSQGRTPLHLVASLGHTELLTSLLKAAVKADPLDSILDFRGYTPTHWAAYHGREGCLHILLENKMFNNQEGNHFTPLHCALVNGHGVAAELLVKAAGPQIVHVNDAKGRTPLHAAAYSGNVAGLQLVLAQTADVNVVDHCGCSALMVAADCGQTRAVEFLLHNAKPDLTLVDVNNNTALHLACSKGHEMCALLILGEIADSSLINATNSALQMPLHIAARKGLATVVQVLLSRGAAVMAVDEEGHTPALACAPNKNVADCLALILSTMKPFPPREAGTGAASHFNSILNCGIASTCGSNGNLCHA